A region from the Linepithema humile isolate Giens D197 chromosome 1, Lhum_UNIL_v1.0, whole genome shotgun sequence genome encodes:
- the LOC136997522 gene encoding uncharacterized protein has translation MDLRGFLIIAVLNFWLRGTKGIIGYDCGSASTNITTLSLLGIEECDIPQPEVAAQKIYIQLLQINEFTSARVIQCKIEIDRLIRRCGMFSHSMDVYNGKHAYIEEVSRDACQQMHMYGTYEIGNTRITGLKSNQTATRPVTLAGHVNNDGTCSGTTYSDPFGTWEKAVVLATIKITLQDYIADVKINTNRVQLRSGVTCALSATHCTDIEGGDTYWASMPTDTCRFGTYGVLYEGYAHRIIDVVNKQQQIVYSMTTEDTVFALASRDSYSTCGYTLFHTEHPKLVIFETSPGVAIFKKESRIANLDIFTYMNSKFVYVEKHVRTQFSELYKNILLQQCQLEQKILHNSLAIATQSPDVFAYHFMKGPGYMALLAGEVIHIVKCVPVEVRVAHTEECYDQLPVTRENRTQFLTPQTHILLRQGTQITCNLFAPPMYLLGDAWYRLTPKPIHTVPPMTMKPMTTPSWKYISPGSLATNGIYTEGDLSDLRDHIMFPAERPAMLNTLARGMMGHSTIMHDGGSFANFLDEASVEKIAMSAWQKFWDRFLIFGNISAGFLGIYLAVRAVKLILDTIVHGYALHTVYGWSIYLLGAIWDSLTQLLLHLKLKKPRDGNRETMQPSAERNPIEDSSQRGTYPLLPAKDASTYTFALKD, from the coding sequence ATGGATCTCCgaggatttttaataatcgccGTGCTAAATTTTTGGTTACGCGGCACTAAAGGCATAATAGGATATGACTGCGGATCTGCATCGACGAACATTACGACTCTATCATTACTGGGGATAGAGGAATGTGATATACCACAGCCAGAAGTAGCAGCTCAgaagatttatatacaattgctacaaattaacgaatttaccTCCGCGAGAGTTATACaatgcaaaatagaaatagacagATTAATCAGGAGATGCGGAATGTTCTCTCACTCCATGGACGTGTACAACGGAAAGCACGCGTATATAGAAGAAGTATCAAGAGACGCCTGCCAACAAATGCATATGTATGGTACTTACGAAATCGGGAACACTCGAATAACAGGATTGAAATCCAATCAAACTGCAACACGACCGGTAACACTGGCCGGACACGTGAACAATGATGGCACCTGTTCCGGAACAACATATAGCGATCCATTCGGCACATGGGAAAAAGCCGTGGTACTCGcaaccataaaaattacactacAGGATTATATAGCTGACGTGAAGATAAACACGAACCGAGTCCAACTGAGGTCTGGAGTGACCTGTGCGTTGAGCGCAACACATTGCACCGACATCGAGGGTGGGGATACCTACTGGGCATCCATGCCCACGGATACCTGCAGGTTCGGCACTTATGGAGTATTATATGAAGGATATGCACACAGAATAATAGACGTCGTCAACAAACAACAGCAAATTGTTTATTCCATGACTACAGAAGACACAGTTTTTGCATTGGCAAGCAGAGACTCCTATTCTACTTGTGGATACACTCTTTTCCACACGGAACAtccaaaattagtaattttcgaAACTTCACCAGgcgtagcaatttttaaaaaagaatcacgCATAGCTAATTTGGACATTTTCACCTATAtgaattctaaatttgtatatgtagaGAAACATGTGCGGACTCAATTTAGTGAactatataagaatattttactgcaACAATGTCAGCTcgaacagaaaatattacacaattcatTAGCCATAGCCACTCAATCACCGGATGTTTTCGCTTATCACTTTATGAAGGGACCAGGATACATGGCCTTACTGGCTGGCGAAGTAATACACATAGTAAAATGTGTGCCTGTCGAAGTAAGAGTAGCACACACCGAAGAATGCTATGATCAATTGCCTGTGACGCGAGAAAAcagaacacaatttttaacaccGCAAACCCATATACTATTACGACAAGGAACGCAGATTACGTGCAATTTGTTCGCACCACCTATGTATCTTCTGGGAGATGCATGGTATAGACTCACTCCTAAACCAATACATACAGTACCGCCGATGACCATGAAACCGATGACAACACCTAGCTGGAAATATATTAGCCCCGGATCACTTGCTACCAACGGCATATATACTGAAGGAGATTTAAGCGATCTCAGGGATCATATTATGTTTCCTGCTGAGAGACCAGCAATGTTAAACACCTTGGCCAGAGGAATGATGGGCCACTCTACGATTATGCACGATGGAGGATCTTTTGCAAACTTCCTAGATGAGGCATCAGTTGAAAAAATAGCTATGTCAGCATGGCAGAAATTTTGGGATCGATTCCTAATTTTCGGCAATATAAGCGCTggatttttaggaatttactTGGCAGTAAGagcagtaaaattaatattggataCCATTGTGCATGGCTATGCTCTACACACAGTATACGGATGGTCCATATACCTGCTTGGAGCCATTTGGGACTCGTTAACTCAGCTCCTATTACacttaaaactgaaaaaaccaCGCGATGGAAATAGAGAAACTATGCAACCGTCCGCAGAACGAAACCCGATAGAAGACTCTTCACAGAGGGGAACCTACCCCCTATTACCTGCAAAGGACGCATCCACTTATACATTCGCACTAAAGGACTGa